ATAGCCATAGAGATCGCCATTAAACATGCCTCCCTTATTTTTGAGCTGGACTACGTGCGCACTTCAGCATTACACTCATTAGCGATTTGAGAAGCACTACATGATGTAAGGACGGGCCATATCAAAATATGTCTGCTGAATGTAGTCCAGGTAGCAGATGTTCTTCCTCTTGCCTCTGACCGTAGTGTGTATGTCATTAGTCTGTACCCAGATAAGCCTGGGGATACTGCACTCAGCTCAGAGTACAGACAAGTATCACAGATTGATTTGCAGTACATTTTTTGGAATGCAGAGGCCATCTCTATTGGATTTTGATAGTACATAGTTGTGCTGCACTATCCTTcagaaaaagcatgtttttcatACATAATTATCTTAGTTATTTCATCTACAGAGTTGCAATTTCATACTGATAATTTCTCATACGTTTGAAATGTAGTTACTATGCAGTACACTATGCAGTATTTAATCACTTTACCAACTGTCAATTTGCAATCACCAGTGGTCTTAAAttttaagtgtaaaaaaaacccattcacAACATTTGcttcaataaaaagaaaatctgctTTCTTTGAATGTGTGACCTAACAGCGCAAGAACAAGCACTGATCGGGGCCTGCAACTGCTTAAGTAGAATCCATTTTGAGACCTAGTGATACATAGAAGTTACTTTTGTCCTCAGGGTTGCCACTCAGCCAGTCCGTGGTAACAAGGAACACTAACATTTCTAGAGGTACTACTGCAGCACAATGCTCAATGAAACACAGATCAGCAACTTTATGATGTCATACACGTAGTTCTGTCAGCAGTGTGCGCAAAGCCTCACACCTCATGGCTGGCAGTGAgtggcagcagtgagcagtACCTCCAGTGTGACCTCGGTTAGGACGTGGTGAGGCAGCTGCATGTAGCACTGTCCGAGGGCCACGATGGCCTCCAGCTCCCCGCACATGGCTGCACGCTCCAGGTGGTACACCGCAGAGTCCCGGTCCCACTCCTCGTCCTTCTCGCAGAACCTGCCTGCCTCATGGTACCGAACCATGGCCAAGTGGACCTGTGGCAAAAACAGGGGGAAGGTATGACACTGACCATTTGTGGGCCTTCTCAAATCCAGGAACGACACAAATCCCTTCTTCAATGTCCCATTAGAACTCTTAAGGCAGCTAAATCACAGCATACGTTAGAGTACAGTACCAAGAATCAACATACTGTCTTCTTAGATGCCAATCCATACCAAAGAATGATTCCATCTTATTTTATTCAAGACTGGCTGTGTCAGGgcatacaaatgtgaaaatagtaGGTAAACTGTGGTTATACCTATGACACTGAAGGAGATACTGTACGCACTATGGAAAAGCTGTGCTAGGTatcaacaaatataaaaaagacctgaagtaaaatgttattttgccAATTTCCAGACAAAGAGGCAAAGAGGAATCATTCAGGCCCATCAGTGCTCACCTTGCCCAGGATGGACTTCCCAATCTTTCGCTCCAGAAGCAGATTATTCAGCCTCTCAACTTCCACAGCCACACAGGAAGGCCTGTGTATGTTCGCACGAGAAGTGTGGAAGAAACTCCATTTTTCTTCAGTCAGCTGAAGGGACACAGACGAGAGCTTGGTTCGTGACCACTCcattacactgtacactgaTAAATCATTTACAGGGACAGAATCAGTGTATATGACTTATCTGTCAAAAATGGACGCTATTTAGTTCCATTATGATGCATTTTCCCCTACTGTACTACTACTGCCACTGCTACAACTAATGataaataagtttttttttttttttttataatcccGATTGCAGGATTACATTCTCTGtaatttaaacatgtattacaaaataatgacatacaTAAGATGCAATTCCATTCTGTATTtcaacattgcatttattttaattatggaATCTAACAAATCATCCTGAATGGGTTTAGTTGCTTAATGGCTATGACATATAACATCAAAGataattattaacattatcatattattatttaatccACTTCATCAAGATGTGTATTAAAGCTACTAAAATCAGCCATTCATGCAAGCTAGTGTTGCAGCTAAACACACTTCTATATGTCTTGATTCACACACGCTATTCTGTTAACTGAGACAGTTGAGGCTGGTGGTTAAATGAGGAATCAGGATAAATGAGGATTAAATGGCAGATGAAATGGAATCAAGGGAGTAGTGATTAACGTCATTAATTTGCCACCACTCAGAAGACTAATTGATTCAGAGGAATTTATGAAGCCATGGGGGACATGATGGACACATTTTTGAATGTTGAAAGAAGAACATTATTTGGCAGCAAAAGTCATAATATACCCAGCACTTCAGATGTTAATGGTTAGTTTATTTCACCACTGATGGATGAGTAAGGATATAATGTGGGGAAAGGGGTGAGCCGCTGGGTTACACTTGGGCTGTTAATTATGGCAATTTCTCAAAGTGACATTATGCagcaaaaatgtatgttttttatatatatattgcctTTGAACAATGAGGCATTTACTATGAACATTTACCACCAACTCTGTATCCAGACATAGCTGATTAAATTTCTTTCTAGCTAAGTCACAACCATTCATAACGAAATATAATTAGGCACATTATTTTAAAGGTGGGGTGCAGTGAAAATTAAGACAATCAGTGACTTTCAATGTGTAAATTCAATATcataaaatttatgaaaaatattgtcaTATCTGACTGTCTTTGGATATTCAGACAAGCATGGATTGTCCACCATATTTTCTCTCATTCCAATCTGCAAGCATTATATAGATGTAACTGTTCTCCACCTTTaaatcaatttttcttttcaaaagcagCTTTaagttatgtaaaaaaaatcttgtttctACCCAACTACTGTTACTAAGGCAATATACTAATACGTAAAGCTACTTCATTTACTAACACTTTTGATATCATGCATATATTCACAAAATGAGCAGAACCTATGAGCCACATCAAGCTGTCCCTGTCTTAGGCTTTTAACAGCGGAGGCCAGAACCCCTAAAAAGCCCCGATGCCGTGCACAGAAGCTGCTGAGCTCTGTAAAATCTGattcacacatttcatataATGATCAAGGGCCGGATCAGCTGAGGGGAGAATTTCGACAGCGCAGCACTAACGCACCACACTACAGAGAACAGATCTGAGGGGCATGCACAAAGGAAATCACCGGCTGGTTTGGGGTGATGTTTGCAGAAGGAGAGGGCTTGGTTTTCTGGTGAGGAAAAACAGGGACAGGGTTGAGTCACAATGAGGGGTGACTGGAGGAGACAGAAGGCCAACGTCCCAGATGGGTTACAGGGTTAATGGAGGGGTACGGGGTTATTTGATGACTATTAGTCATGGGTGTTGGTATTTACCCGTCGAACACTGTCCTCGTCCGACTCGTACGGatgtctgctgctgtggaaaCTGCCCTACATGGTGGTGTATAAAAGCCATTGCCGAAGGTCAGAAATCTAAATGTCAGTGTCTCAAACTCcaaattttcatatgaaaaaagcCATAAACCACACATaactgtacagtgtgtgagaCCATGGAAGATACTGCCACATATAATAACAGTACATATAATAACACATATTTGACTGAGGCTAGAATTTTTTCAGCCTAgtgaatttcattttatcttaaGCCATATCTAAACTAAACAACTAAAAATCCAAGGTATCTGGGGAGTGATCATAGGAATGCACTACATGGCTTCTActtgaaaagaaatgacaagCAAAGGTCCATTCAAGGattgaaaacaatttttaaaatagttaCAGAAAAAGATTCAGCTTTTGATGACACAGctgattttaatttcacaatttttctGTTACAGGTGCTCTGTGAGATATTGTACAGTACAAATACCATAGCTAGCTGCAtgtaaataggaaaaaaaagcacaaggtTTTACACCACATTAATTCTCCATTTACAGTACCACTTTTCATTTATGGTGGGGGAAAACTTCCTTAAAATTTTAGGTAATATCTCCCTGATGTTCTACTAACATTTCTAAAATAGGGAAATGGCACTAGTTCCTGATTGCCTctaattacaggaaaaaaaatcctaagCTGTAGCGAGGAGAAGACAAAAGGGAAGGGGTTAGTGGATTCTCAAAAATGCAGATACAATGTCCCTGAACTGCCATGGCCTGTATAAAGGAATGCAGTGTATTAGCAGCATGGGATGTGAGCTCTTACCCTATCTCCATGTTCCACAGGGTCTCCTTCACTTCGTCTCTCGCTGGGGTAACCGCTGTCTCCACCACTCTCAGAGTCCTGAAAGGCCAGTTCAAAGCAGAGATTACTACTGATCATATTTAGTGTTTAACAAAGctaaaacactgtgtgtgaagGATTACCTTAGCAAAACAGTTTCCAGTGTTACtatcatttttgtgttatgGAAGTCACTTCTTTTCCAGTTCCTAAGTAAGCATTTTATGAGGGCCCTCTCtggcttctgtttttttaaacagcgAATTCCTTTTGTGGAACGCTCCACAAAACTAATTTAGTTCAACTCACCCTGTGCTCCGGGTTGTTGTTGTTCCTTTCACCCTGGAAGTCCATCTCATTTATGGAGCCCCAACCTGTGGAGTTTATGTTAgtgaaaaaagcacaatcaTCCATGACTGGGAAATAactcagacagaaaacaaacaaatgggcCAGAGTGAGGGATGATTAAGCAGTCTGTAAGTACACTTCTCGGGTCATTTTTAGGGTTGAAAAATAACACGTGATCCACATTCTTGAACTGGCATGAGAATATCTCATATATAACACGAGGGAGATGTGACCAAATTTAATAGGCATTACAATAGATTCTAAGGGAGAAATATTACCCTCATACCATATACTATCAATAGTGTACTGCAAGAGTGCATGTGggcatatgcatgtgcatgccgGTGTTGCAGTCCTCACccagaggggacagaggggatCTTCCCACTGAGCCGCTCAGCTGAAGAGGTGAGCAGGGCATGGAGTCCTGGTCACTCATGTTTTCATCAGTAGACGAGGTCTCTGACAGGCGCGTCAGGAGAGGGGGCAGGCGCCCCCCAGAAAAGGTGCGAACTCTGGGGGACCCACACGGCTCCTCACATCCTCTCAACACCGTCTTGGCAGACTTCTGACGAGACAGgggaaagtgggggggggggggggggggggggcagagtacACTTCACTTTAGATCTCAAAGAAACTGTGATGTAATCACTACATCAGTAAGCAACTGAATGATAACTGAGCATCTTTCTGTGCAGCTGCTCTGATTTGGATTCCGCATCTGTTAAGCATGCATCATCAGATCTACAATTTGAGGAATCGTGCTAATGTGGAGGGTTTGGGCTCACCAGCAGCTTGCTGGTGCAGTCGAGCTGGGCCTTCTCAGCAGGGGAGAGGTCAAAGGGAGTGAGGCCCATGCTCTTGCAGATCTTATTGCACAGGTGCGAGTGGAAAAACAGTGCCATCCCTcgcacacctgcacagacacaataCATCATGAGCAGACAGTGCAATGTATTCCACACAGTGACCACATTACCATTTGAATACGCAGATCACAGGGTCTCTTACAGCTGTACAGATATCAAATACGGCTGATGCAAAGAACAACCATTGCTGGTACTGTAATTATATTGTAAGCATTTCATACACTGTACTTATgaacttttacactttaatgtTGTCTTTGATGTGGGATAGCTGAATCTATATTTGTGTTAAATAAGCAGGTCCCCTGCAAGACACTGTACCCAGATTGCCATCTCCAAAGTCAGTTCCTTTGTCAGTGTGGATCTGGGGGTCAGTGTAGAGGTCTCCAACTCCCTGAATATCCACCACAATCAGCTGGTGTCCAGAGCGCTCAAACGTGAAATGGCTAAACgcctgcaaggagagagagagagagagagagagagagagagagagagagagagagagagagagagagagagagagagagagagagagagagaaaacagatgaCACAGAAGACAGGGCACTCAAAGACAGACTAACCAAGGGGTTGTAGTGTCACTCTCAAGtcaatgtgtaatttgtgtcatttttatatgtaattttgCAGGCTTTATTATTTGCACAGCAGCACTACCCGCATCACTGAATCAATCTGATCTGAAGCTGCATTAGAGAGGTCTGTTCTCCAGCACGCACCTGGGGGGTGAGACGAATGTTGTCGTCCCTCACAAAGCCCGAGTTGGAGTTGTATTTGATGTACTTCCCTTCAATGTAATGCTCCAGGTGGAACATGGGTTTCCCTGGGCGTGACGCCATTTCCACCACGCACATCTGCATGATGTCCAcctgacagaaaaaacaggAGTATAGCATTAACAGCATTTAGCATTAAGGGTGACTGAAAGGCAAGTTTTGAAGTTATAATGAGCAGTGGTCAGgcctatttaaaatgtatatatgcaatatatgcaCATATTGTTCCTGATTTGGAATCTATAGCTGCCAtaggttaaaaaaaactttccctAAAAGGTTACAGTCATTAAATTCAAAGCACTGatgcaaattttgttttgttcaggtCAAGCCTCACTGCAATATGCTCTTAATGTCAGTATTGTCTTTCAGGGACATGCACTGAAGACTGAAGTGTCTTGTTAGAAACATTTCAATAGCCACTATATTTCATGAAGAGTTAGCTGTCTTATTTCCTTCAAAACATTAGGAATTAAACCCACAACGTATTGCTGTCTGGCTTTGGAAATAGTATGAATTccacaattaaaatgtgtggtttgttgttgtttactgTAGGTTAAACAACTGCAACCTGCTGTAAGGAGGTACGGTGAACTGAGCAATGCACATCCATGATGgcaacatattttacagtatcaATCTCCACTTCACTATTCCCAAGTCTCTAGGAGATATTCCCTGTGATCACTCTACTATGCAAGTCATAGGATAAACAACACAGAAGCAGTTGAAGGCTTGTTTAAAGCCAGCTGAAACACTCTTTCATACTTACTCTTAAGACCAAGCCCTTACAAATAAACACCTCCTATAGATGTGgtagagggtttttttctgtccaaCCGATATTCAATCAGAGTTGGACATGAAGAATGATGCTGAGGTTAGACCTAAGGCCTATAACTTTTCGGTCATTTTTCCCTCCCTTACCACAGCACCTGTACCTGTTTGGGGGGCCGATGGCGGTTATACTCCTCTCCCCATAATTTTGCCTCCATTTGTAGCCTGACATCCTCAAAGTACACCTCCCTGTCCACACTTTCCATGTAGCGCTTTGCCACATAGTTTGAGGCTGACTTCCAGTTGCTGCTGTGAGAGAAATTTGACAACTTCTTCCTGTAGCAACAAAAGACACATTATCAGTACGACCAATTTGTAGTAAGACATTAAAAAGTCCACCTTACCTCCCTACTAACTGTTAAAATCtttaaatgcagtgaaaaacagTGTTCCATACTTGCAGAAGGAAACACCTTTTTGGTAAATTAAGTATCCCAAGGATTGTAGTAGCATATAGAGTTACAGTAGGCACTGCATTTTTGGTGCACTGGCATCTTAAGTCTCTTCCCCTTGATGGGTAAAATTTGGTTGAGGGGGACTAAAAAGAGCCTCTGACAGCAAGCAATGACAGACTCACACTCTTCACTCTTCCCCTGTTCAGAGAAAAATTTCAAATAACCACTCAGCTCTGTTCACATATAAAATTCCCGCATGGACTCTAACCCCTGCAGAGTGCCAAGTTTACAAGTGGAAAAAGATACTGTCCTTTTGGGAATGTTTTAATTGTGCCAAGAATGGCAGAGGACTCGTGCAGCCTGTTTTAGaatctgctgctgttgtttgtgtAAGAGACATTATGTACCCAGTCCTGAAACGTGCAGTAAGTCAGCAATCTTGATGTTGTACTACGTGTCTAGCCACTAGGCACATGCTCAagacaaatttcacaaaaaaatgtggtAAGTGCAATAAACAGGAAGAAGGGCGTATATGCACAGTctgacacactgtcactcagAATAATTTGGAGCCTCTTGTACATGAGGGTGAAGGTTAATGTAGTGTGGTCAGTAACACTGCCAAAAATGAGACCTGGGTTTAGACAGAGAGTGGTTCAAAACCCATCagctatatttttttcttcagtctgaTCTTCCCTTAATCAGAGTGGATTTATGTCAAGAATTTAAAACCATGCAAAACATTACTGGTAAGTCAAGCTGTCAACATTTAGGGGTGTggtcacatatgcacacagaataCAGATCAACTGGCCAGTACTCCCAGAACTGTAAGACAATACTTTAAGTGTGGAGGCGCTCTGTTGGGGTAATTCATTCAACAGAAGCCTGTGAGGTGGTACTGTAATGACAACACTGGACACTCACGTTCTGTAACACTCTCTCATGGCTCCTCTTCCAAAGGGCTGAAATCAGGGGCCCAGAGTAACATTTTAGCCACTTCACAACACAGGAAATGTCTCTAAATAGCATCTTGCATAATAGTTACAATTTATCTAAAGCAATTACAATTAATGACACAATTCACAATTGTAGCATTATTTTCCCATCTACATCTTACGTGGCAAATAAATAAGATCTTTGATAGAATTCAGTCTTCAGCAATGAAATCTGAAGAAAATTACCTGGGCAGCCATCTTCAGGTAAACCTGGTCTTGTGCCCACTGCCCAGTAACAGCATTGTACCTGCAGAATAAGAACGTACACACAGTATGTTTAAACACTGTGGCATTGGGGACAGATTCACAGCATTGTACCTGTGGAAAAAGAATGCACACAGGGTATTCAGGGCATAGATTCACAGTTCCTAAAAACAGAGAAGCTGTTGCTTGGAGACAATGtcaaacaacatttaaaaataagcaaaacaaaaaggaggcTATGAAAGCAGAAATCACAAGGCTCAGCAAACATTTTATTCTGAGTGCACATGCTAAATGTTTTTTGGCAGATGCATCTAAACTCTATAatcaaaaacaaaggaaaacgTATAAGTCATTAGTAAAGCACTTGTTTTCTACAAACAACATTAGATCAtgcatttctcatttattacattttagcTTAGACACATACCCTAAGAAGTAaagccatttccttttttctgttcctgCCATAATACAGGCCGCCATTTGCAGTAAGGCATTCTCCGGTAAAGGTTAAACAAGCAGACATTGTATAATACATTGGATAATAGATACAGTAGATACAACCTATAATAGCGCTGGTAGTGAGAGGTGATTACAATGATATGGAAGGCAACGATAGCAGCTTCATTTATATTGCCTTTCATGCAGAGAAAGTTAACTCACATCATCCACCATCAAATGTGTAACACACACCTGGGTGCTACATGGCAGCCATTCTGCACCAGAACTCTCTACACACAACATTACAGTGGACAGGCAACAACTCGCATAGCCTTTTAGACAAGAGGTTACATCCTGGGAATAATGCAGTATGCAAAGTTAGTGTCTGAACAAGCAATATTACTACTTATGAAGAGTAGCCATGAAGGCAGTAGAATAGATGTGGTTTGATGTGCTATTACGACGTCCCTATGCCTATGTCTGAGTGTCCTGTTGGTGAATATGTGTGAAATATGGAATTTTGCTGCGACTGAGGccatatgaatgaatgtgaaggTGAGTGGAGAGTGAAGGATAGTGTGCCTCTCAGAGGGTTCTTATCATTGTGATTAAAGGGTTAAACTGCACTTACAAAACAGTACATTCCACACTAATAAGTAAGGCTGGTAAAACTCAATGTGTATTCTCATGACCAGCGCTTGTCTGTTGCTTCCAGTCATGATGCTGTTCAGTTCAAATGTCAAGATGTATACCAGCGAATCTGCAGGTACTGTCTGAAGTTGTCATTAGTTAAGTCAAACCAACAGTGCATAACTGCAGATAAGAAGTCTTTAAATAACTTTCAATTAGGCTTGTGAGAGGATTCAGCccacaaataaaactgtaaaatgaatctTGACAGCAAATATGATCTAAGAGATCCAATTTCATCCATATTCAAAATCTATCATTTATCAAAATCAAATCCATGAAGGGAGGTTTCAACATACTAAGACAGGAAATAGCATGGACATGAAGGCAGTTCAGCACCTTTCAAGTTAGCTAGTCAGTGGACTGAATAACCAATTACTGGAGCTCAACTTACAGTTAAGGGAACatcacattacaaaaaataaatgttgaatcCTGGCAAACCCACTGATAAGATACACATTCTGCCAGTCGTCTATTTACACTGGCAGCTCTGCTCTATGACACCATCCACACCACGTACACAACTCCATTCAGAGGGCAGCCACTGATGTTGGGTCAGTGTGGCAGAAGCTGCCAGGACATTTGAGGGTAAAGTCAGTGCACCCATTGGGTGGATCTCCCGAAACAGGCAGAGTCAAGTTTCAACTGGTTTAAATTTAGAACAGGAAATGAGGGCATGAGACCAGGCAAAATGTTAAACCTAAGTTTATGGCAGTCCTAGCAATGCAAACTGAAGTGTgctgaaatgaagaaagaaCTGGGGTGGAGATTTGAATctcacagctgtgtaaattaatGCTATGAAAATGTCTATATTACATAAAACTGAAAGCTATATCAACCATCTTCAATAAGAGTCTCTAGAACAGGTAGGTAATGTGAAAGGTGATATAAAGTTCACATCAGTATCTGGATTTTTTGTGAAAAGTTCTGTGAATGTAATTGTGATGTAGTTAATGACagtgaaaaggggggggggggacatttcAGCCCAAAATTTTggaaaatttacaaaaatctTTTTGACTGAAAAAcccaaagagacagagagccaaACACAGTCATACCTGTACCGTATGCACGGTTCTGTCTCAATGTCCTCCAGGTGAAACTCCGCCCATGGGTCAGGCATGGCCCTGGCTTTCTCTATAGCATGTTTCCAGGTCGCCTGTGGcagtttgaaaatgcattataaCCTCTAGTCCTGCACACGCTCATCTACAGACCtctaacacatacacagacacacattctttttcacttttcaagTCCTTGTCTACTGAAAGATATGAAATGGATATTTAAAGTACCACTGTCACACCCATACACAATTCAGCCCTGAGTATATGACTACTCTCCTCGCCAGTTCAACAAAAACATCTGGAGATCTGGAAATCCGTGCCATCATTATGCTGTTTTTTCAAACATCTTGGACAGAAGTGGGCTGGAAGCAGAAGCAGAGTCTCAAGCAAGTCAGGAggtgcgtgcacacacgcacacacacacacgcacacgcacacgcacacacaggtatgGTAATGAAGGGACAGTGTCACAAAGCTCCTGGGAGGGAAAGTATGAGATCATGTtggaacagtggaaaaaaaggacaaaaaatacTCATACGTATATACTAGCTACACATTTACACCGTCAAAAGCTGCTTCCCTCtattcacagaaaatacagagtCTAATAAGAATGTAAGGCAGGTTTCAAAGACCTCCATTTCATAACATaataaatcattacattaacattacatgcTATTTATCATTACAATGCACTCAGTACATCTTAAACCTATGTCGTGTTGTCATTAGTCTTTTTCTTACTTACTGACGCAAGTGTCATTTGCAATGTTATCTGATCTACCACATGGTAGCCATCCAGCACACTACCATGAGATGGCATCCATGCCTGACATTTTAAGGCAGAATATATTTAGAATAAACTATTTACTTTCAATATGGCGGAGGTCATAGCTGCTGAAGTAAGTGAACAATCTTACCAATGCCCACATGTACGTCAGTAACTGATCACCTGAAGGCTGATTTGTTTACAATTACACTATAGATGTGATATTTAAGCTTACAATCACAAGataaaaagcataaatacaCTATCTCCTGAATGTAATTCACTGCAGTAATACTCGTTTCTCAGATTTCTCAGATTAAGACACATATGCAGCTGGAGAAATAGGTCTGCAAGCGATGGAAAGCTTAAAGAAATGTGAAGGAGTGTGAGGGAGTGAAGATTCATTACACCTATACTGGGTGGCAACACCATGTGTAGGTCAATTATTCACTGATATAAGCCCATAAAAACACCATACTTCTCCTTATCAAAACATATTGATTCTTTGACAGCACTGAGTCTCTGAGGGAGCATTATCACTCAACCCATTTAGGGTTCAAAAAGCCTCAGTCTACCATCACTAATTTTAAAGCTTGTTTATGATGAGTCCAAGTTGCATTTGAATACACTAAGGTAGGACTCTACAGTAAAAGAGCAATAAAAAGCACATACTGCAGTGAGCATCCTCAACATATTCAACACTCTCCTAAACTCCCTATGACTGAACTGCATCCACGAGGACATAGGCCTACTTGTTCAAAACCAGAAACCCACTATTGGGAGAGACAAAGACTCACAGTTCACATTCCTATCTGCTGGTTTTCAGCACATGACTTGCATACACAAGACTTCTTTTACTAGCTAGCACTGCAGCCACTGCAAGAAGAGGTGATTGTGCCTGCATACAAGGAGGAACACCTCAGCTGTGGCCATGGTCACAAGTGTAATGTCTCAAACAATGCCCTTCATGACACCTCAGCAGCCAAACACGCAACTCTCCGCTCAGAGAGTTCTCAGCCCTGACGCATGACTGCACAGAAACGCCAATTCCTCTATATATTATACTGAAATAGCTGCCTTTGCACACTAACCAGGAAGTAGCCCTCAGATTGAAAACATCACAGCTCAGTTAACTTTACTACACAAAAAAATTATCTTTGTGTAATAGTAAAATCCCATCACCCTGTTCTGCAGTGGTTCAAAGACAACAGATAGGGAGGAAAGAGACAATCAACTCTGTTTGTTGTAAAGCAGCAGGATAGTATCAAAACCTTTGGACTGAACTGAATTACTGCCATATAATTAATGCAAAGTGCATTAAATTGGTGTAGGGATGAACTGTCCAGACACCAGCTGTTGAGACAGGAACTGGAGAAATGAAAGACTGGAAAGGTGAGCCCAGATAATAATTCAGAGTTAGGGTTAGGTCACTAAGGGACATTCTGCAGGAAGTAACAATGCATGCAAACATGTCTGGTGAAAATAAAGGAAGGaaagaatgaattaatgaaggagagaaaaggaaagggagGAGTAAGCTATTATGGCAGAGTGAGGAAATGAATAAGTGGACTTTGAACCTACCCGCCCTCTTTCAGTTAACGCCCCAAAACTGACCGATCGCTGTTCTGGCTcgtttccttttgtgttctaTACAGGAAAACAGACAATTGGACAGGGTATTTTTATACTTTGCTCgaccacacaacacacagggGTCTAGTTTATCAAAACCCCTCCACAGCCACAGTTCAGCCTCATTGAGCATGTGGTCCTGGGAGAATACCTGAGAAACATGTTTTGTGATTAATTTGTAGAAATCACGATGAAAGAGGACAACAGTGTCATTTCTTCCTGTTCCTTTAACGGGAGCGATAGCAGAGCCGCAGCTGAGAGACACCCAGCTGCACTGTAGCAACAGATGGTTCCAGCTCCTTATATGGCAGCGAGAAGCTCTAACTGGTTGTGCAGCTGAGTGCGGGTGCAGCTTTCATACTGTTACGTGCCTTACGCTTGCTCTCTTCATCTGATCCCACAGTACAACAGAACATGGTAGTCACTGGGACAGCAACAAGATCCTTGTCATCAAACGCTGTGTCTGTCCATTTTTATTACTCTGCTTTGGCCTAAAGCTGCATGTTGCCTCGAGGCAAATAACATTGCAAC
This genomic stretch from Megalops cyprinoides isolate fMegCyp1 chromosome 1, fMegCyp1.pri, whole genome shotgun sequence harbors:
- the eef2k gene encoding eukaryotic elongation factor 2 kinase isoform X4, whose translation is MADEEMMFSMEEVGSARRGVSQRTMSCPDANSDDEEDFYICPITDDPVSPTKEICHYLKNLIHNKQLTAGSPKNSFTYKNTKGNEPEQRSVSFGALTERGRATWKHAIEKARAMPDPWAEFHLEDIETEPCIRYRYNAVTGQWAQDQVYLKMAAQPFGRGAMRECYRTKKLSNFSHSSNWKSASNYVAKRYMESVDREVYFEDVRLQMEAKLWGEEYNRHRPPKQVDIMQMCVVEMASRPGKPMFHLEHYIEGKYIKYNSNSGFVRDDNIRLTPQAFSHFTFERSGHQLIVVDIQGVGDLYTDPQIHTDKGTDFGDGNLGVRGMALFFHSHLCNKICKSMGLTPFDLSPAEKAQLDCTSKLLKSAKTVLRGCEEPCGSPRVRTFSGGRLPPLLTRLSETSSTDENMSDQDSMPCSPLQLSGSVGRSPLSPLGWGSINEMDFQGERNNNNPEHRDSESGGDSGYPSERRSEGDPVEHGDRKTKPSPSANITPNQPLTEEKWSFFHTSRANIHRPSCVAVEVERLNNLLLERKIGKSILGKVHLAMVRYHEAGRFCEKDEEWDRDSAVYHLERAAMCGELEAIVALGQCYMQLPHHVLTEVTLEDSEENRKKGFQYLLQAAEAGDRPSMILVARAFDTGVNLSPDGTQNWEEAVHWYDCALNMMDYDEGGEFDGMQDEPRYLLLAREAEMYQEGKFGLDTDYQRAGDLFTEAADAAMEAMKGRLANQYYMKAEEAWGMMEE
- the eef2k gene encoding eukaryotic elongation factor 2 kinase isoform X3, which produces MADEEMMFSMEEVGSARRGVSQRTMSCPDANSDDEEDFYICPITDDPVSPTKEICHYLKNLIHNKQLTAGSPKNSFTYKNTKGNEPEQRSVSFGALTERGRATWKHAIEKARAMPDPWAEFHLEDIETEPCIRYRYNAVTGQWAQDQVYLKMAAQPFGRGAMRECYRTKKLSNFSHSSNWKSASNYVAKRYMESVDREVYFEDVRLQMEAKLWGEEYNRHRPPKQVDIMQMCVVEMASRPGKPMFHLEHYIEGKYIKYNSNSGFVRDDNIRLTPQAFSHFTFERSGHQLIVVDIQGVGDLYTDPQIHTDKGTDFGDGNLGVRGMALFFHSHLCNKICKSMGLTPFDLSPAEKAQLDCTSKLLKSAKTVLRGCEEPCGSPRVRTFSGGRLPPLLTRLSETSSTDENMSDQDSMPCSPLQLSGSVGRSPLSPLGWGSINEMDFQGERNNNNPEHRDSESGGDSGYPSERRSEGDPVEHGDRGSFHSSRHPYESDEDSVRRLTEEKWSFFHTSRANIHRPSCVAVEVERLNNLLLERKIGKSILGKVHLAMVRYHEAGRFCEKDEEWDRDSAVYHLERAAMCGELEAIVALGQCYMQLPHHVLTEVTLEDSEENRKKGFQYLLQAAEAGDRPSMILVARAFDTGVNLSPDGTQNWEEAVHWYDCALNMMDYDEGGEFDGMQDEPRYLLLAREAEMYQEGKFGLDTDYQRAGDLFTEAADAAMEAMKGRLANQYYMKAEEAWGMMEE